The Glycine max cultivar Williams 82 chromosome 12, Glycine_max_v4.0, whole genome shotgun sequence genome window below encodes:
- the LOC102667136 gene encoding uncharacterized protein, whose product MNFTKRNTQKYNFKDPDLTNLRKLGSLVVSPDDFRKRYGNLLSILKTNVEEGILNTLVQFYDPLYHCFTFPDYQLVPTLEEYSYLVGLPVSDKLPFSGLEPTPKPLTIAAALHLKTSDITSNLTTKGGFQGLTPSFLYQKAYTFAEATSTGAFEATLALLIYGLILFPNIDDFIDINTIQIFISGNPVPTLLADTYHSIHHRTQKKCGVITCCAPLLYKWFTLHLPQTHLFKTNPEKTRWPQRIMSLTPIDILWYQPASNIGVIIDSCGEFPNVPLISTRGGITYNPTLARRQFGYPMKEKPNNLSLTGEFYLNHEDHAGMRLRFVRAWHTVRRLDRNQLGRRTGFVHGSYTQWVIDRASILGLPYPLPRHVSSTVPSPSLPVPFDNKEECNEQLIQMRLERDTWKKKYQELERENETLKGKLAQKDHELFVQNQRIIEKDDLLRRKDALLRQDSKRRRRFMDSLSSAHPDFEDPSTPGV is encoded by the coding sequence ATGAACTTCACAAAGAGGAACACTCAGAAGTATAACTTCAAGGACCCGGATTTGACAAATTTAAGGAAGCTAGGATCTTTGGTAGTTAGTCCGGACGACTTCCGAAAACGCTACGGGAATTTGCTCAGCATCCTCAAGACAAACGTTGAAGAGGGGATCCTTAATACCTTGGTCCAGTTCTATGACCCTCTCTATCACTGTTTCACGTTCCCAGATTACCAGCTTGTCCCCACTTTGGAAGAATACTCCTACCTAGTCGGCTTACCGGTGTCTGACAAGTTACCTTTCAGTGGCCTCGAACCAACTCCTAAACCTTTAACTATCGCCGCAGCCCTCCACCTCAAAACTTCCGACATAACCAGTAACCTTACTACCAAAGGAGGCTTCCAAGGCCTAACTCCCAGTTTCCTCTACCAAAAAGCCTACACCTTTGCCGAAGCCACCAGTACCGGTGCCTTCGAAGCCACCCTTGCCCTACTCATCTATGGCCTTATACTCTTCCCTAACATCGACGATTTCATCGACATTAACACAATCCAAATTTTCATATCCGGAAACCCTGTCCCCACCTTACTTGCAGACACCTACCATTCCATTCACCACAGAACACAAAAGAAATGCGGAGTTATCACTTGTTGTGCACCTTTGCTATACAAGTGGTTTACTTTACATTTACCCCAAACCCACCTTTTCAAGACTAATCCAGAGAAAACCCGTTGGCCTCAGAGAATCATGTCCCTCACTCCAATTGATATCCTTTGGTACCAACCAGCTAGTAACATTGGAGTAATCATCGACAGTTGTGGAGAGTTTCCCAATGTACCCCTCATCAGTACACGTGGGGGAATCACTTACAACCCCACTCTTGCCAGACGCCAGTTTGGATACCCCATGAAGGAAAAACCTAACAACCTCTCCTTAACCGGTGAATTCTACCTCAACCACGAGGACCATGCAGGCATGAGATTGAGATTTGTGCGAGCCTGGCACACTGTTCGTAGGCTTGATAGGAATCAGTTAGGAAGAAGGACGGGTTTTGTACATGGATCCTATACTCAGTGGGTCATCGACAGAGCTTCGATTCTTGGTTTACCCTACCCCCTACCCAGGCACGTATCCTCAACCGTTCCATCACCATCCTTACCTGTGCCCTTTGATAACAAAGAGGAATGCAATGAGCAGTTGATTCAAATGCGGCTTGAAAGGGATACTTGGAAGAAAAAATACCAGGAGCTCGAGCGTGAGAATGAGACCTTGAAGGGAAAGCTGGCGCAGAAAGATCATGAGCTTTTCGTTCAGAATCAGAGGATAATTGAGAAAGATGACTTACTTCGTCGAAAGGACGCTTTGCTCAGACAGGATTccaagaggaggaggaggtttATGGATTCGCTCTCTAGTGCACATCCGGATTTCGAGGATCCATCTACTCCGGGAGTTTGA